One part of the Raphanus sativus cultivar WK10039 chromosome 7, ASM80110v3, whole genome shotgun sequence genome encodes these proteins:
- the LOC130498130 gene encoding uncharacterized protein LOC130498130 produces MVSTWPDISHLAITKPELIGVLRQMGPQVKWPPKMKTAGANRNPKRWCEFHSDHGHTTEDCIALKMEVAELLKKGYLREFFSDKAKNLLNKEGPSLPIEAAPALPPQQDRVIHVITGGSEVSGISSAAAKKSTRNARNGREAEGPKRLLLGTDEISFTAREQEKVLAPHHDALVISLTIANCLVKRILVDNGSSRT; encoded by the coding sequence ATGGTGTCTACTTGGCCTGACATCTCCCATCTCGCGATAACTAAACCGGAGCTGATCGGTGTCTTACGACAAATGGGTCCTCAAGTTAAGTGGCCTCCTAAGATGAAGACCGCCGGGGCTAATCGAAATCCCAAGCGATGGTGCGAGTTCCATAGTGATCATGGCCATACTACGGAGGATTGCATAGCCCTAAAGATGGAAGTCgccgagctcctcaagaaaggcTACCTACGGGAGTTCTTCTCGGATAAAgccaagaaccttctaaatAAAGAAGGTCCCAGTCTCCCTATCGAGGCAGCTCCTGCATTGCCACCACAGCAAGACCGGGTGATCCACGTCATCACAGGTGGATCAGAGGTGAGCGGAATTAGCAGTGCCGCAGCCAAGAAAAGTACTCGCAATGCCAGGAACGGCCGAGAGGCCGAAGGTCCCAAGCGCTTGCTCCTTGGAACAGATGAGATCAGTttcactgcaagggagcaggagaaggtcctCGCCCCTCACCATGACGCTCTCGTCATCTCACTTACCATAGCgaactgcttggtcaagcggATACTAGTAGATAATGGGAGCTCCAGAACATAA